CGTCGGTTGCGCTCTTGAACTCCCTCATAGCCCGCCCAAGCCCCCTTGCGATTTCCGGGAGCTTCTTTGGACCCAGAATGATCAGCGCGAGTCCAAGGATGACCAGCAACTCGGGCATTCCAATTCCAAACATGACGATCTCCCTTGAAATTCCCCGAATATATAACACAAGGCCGTAGGGATTGCAACAAAAGAACCTTCTCCAGGGTAAAGGGGCCCTTTGCCGGGAGTTCTCACCGGTTTGGAAGAACATGTCGCAAAGTGTCTCGATCTATCAGGACGTTTCTCGATTCTCCAGGGGAATCCTTTTGTCCTTTCCCCCGTGACCTCACAAGGCAAACTCCCGGCCCCTTGCGGGTTGAGATTTTCAAGATCGAATGTTATAACTCGGCATAATACGGAAACAATCCTTCGACGATCGATCATTACTACGGGATGTCCCGACAGGGAAGCTGAGTTCTTTGGACATTATCAAACAAGTCAAATTCGGCCTCGCCTTTCTCCTTCTGGTCCTGGTCGGTGGTACCCTGGGATACTCTCTGATAGAGGGATGGGACCCTCTTGACGGACTCTACATGACGGTGATTACGATCACTACCGTGGGATACCGCGAGGTGGCGCCCCTCTCTCACGGGGGGATGATATTCACCATGGTCCTGATTCTCACGAGTGTGGGCATGGTGGCCTTTATCGTCGTCGGAATGGCCAGAATCATGGTGGAGGGAGAGATCCGGAGAATCCTTGGGAGGAGAAAATTGGAGAAGAGAATCGGCGGTCTCAAAGATCACTATATCATCTGCGGCTTCGGGCGGATCGGGAGTTATATCTGCAGGGAGTTGGCAGACAACCCTCTGGACTTTGTCATTGTGGAAAGAGATCCGGAGGTCACTCAAAGAATCGAAGAACAGAACTACATCTATGTCCGGGGGGATGCAACAGACGACGAAACCCTTCTCAAGGCCGGAGTCAGATCCGCCAGATGCCTTGTAGCCACAGTGGCAAGCGATGCGGACAACCTCTATATCACCTTGACAGCCAGACAGCTCAACCCGAAACTCCATATCCTGAGCCGTGCCACCGACGAGAACGCCCAGAAAAAGCTGCTCTCCGCAGGAGCCAACAAGGTTGTTTCCCCTTATCTGATCGGGGCACACCGCATGGCCATGGCACTCCTCAGGCCCGCTGTCGTCGATTTCATGGAGATCGCCATGCAGAGGAGGAGTCTCCAACTCCAACTCGAGGAGATCAAGGTCCACCATGTGGACCGCCTCCCGTCCACCGTGCTCCGCGACTCCGGTATCCGCAGCGATCTCGATCTGATCGTGGTGGGTGTCAAGAAGGAATCCGGCAAGACGATCTACAATCCTTCGTCTGAAACCCGCATTGAGCCGGGGGACACCCTGATCACCATGGGGGAGCGAAAGAATCTGGACAGATTGGAAAGGCTCGTCGGATTCAAGGCAGAGCTCGGGGATCTCGGGTAGATGTCCCGCAGGAAATCCCCTTCCTTGCCTAATCCTCGATCCCCCATCCGGGGGGAGAGGCCTTCGGGAAGAGAGACCTCAGAGCGAGATACACTTGACAAGAGGGTTTCTTTTGGTGGAAGATGATGGGAATCGCTCGGCTGCAAAAGGGATCAGGACCATAACGGAAAGGACGGACTGCTATGGGATACGGTTTTTGGGGAATACTTCTAGACGTGGATCTCAAGACGGGCCAGATAGAGGAGAGACAGGTGCCCGAAGAAGACTATCGCCGGTATCTCGGGGGAAGCGGACTGGCCGCGAAGATCCTCTTCGAGGAACTCGATCCTAGGGTGGATCCCCTGGCCCCTGAAAACACCCTGGCTTTCATGGCCGGGCTCGTCACGGGAACCGTTGTTCCCTGTGCCTGCCGGACGGTGATCTGTGCGAGATCGCCCCTCACGGGGATCTGGAACGAGTCGGCAGCAGGGGGTTACTGGGGAGCAAATCTGCGGTTCAGCGGCTACGACGGGATCATCATAAGAAACTGGTCCGAGAAGCCGGTCTACCTCTGGGTGTCGGATCAGGGGGTCGAGCTTCGCGATGCGACCCACCTGTGGGGAATGGATACATTTGAGACCGACGAGGCGCTCCGCCGGGAGACCCACCCGAGGGCCAGGGTGGCGGCCATCGGCCCGGCTGGAGAGAGAATGGTACGGTTCGCCTCGGTCACTTACGAGGGGAGAATGTCTCGGGCCTCCGGCCGGGCAGGGATGGGTGCCATCATGGGATCCAAGAATCTCAAGGCCGTCGTAGCGTATGGCAAGAAGCGAGTCGACTTGAAGGACAAGGACGGACTCCACAGGCTGCTCAGGGAGGACGTGCCCATCTTGAAGAAGGGCGCTGCCGGACTGACCGCCTACGGAACACCTGGAGGAGTCGAGGCTGTCGAGTTTACCGGTGATCTCCCCATCAAGAACTGGCAGCTTGGAACCTACAAGGAGGGAGCTAACAAGACGGCAGGTCAGACCAACTTACCCAGGTATCTCGATTCCCATCACACCTGTCATGCCTGTCCGATCCGATGTGCGAAGACCGTTCGAATCACCGAGGGTCCCTATGCTGGGATCTCCGGCCATCAGCCGGAATACGAAACCATTGCCGGATTTGGGGCGAATTGCCTCAACGACAACTGGGAAGTTATCGCAGCGGCCAATGACAAGTGCAACAGGTACGGTCTCGACACGATCTCCACCAGTGCCGCAGTGGCTTTCACAATGGAGGCTTACGAACATGGGATCATCACAAAGGAGGAGACCGACGGTGTCGAGGCCACCTGGGGAAGTGCCGAAGCCATCCTGAAGGTCGTCGACCTCATCGCTGAGAGGAGAGCCCTGGGAGATCTTCTCGCTCAAGGAACCCGCCGGGCCGCTCAAAAACTGGGAGGACTGGCCCCGGAGTTCCTGGCACAAGCCAAGGGGCTGGAGATAGCCTTTCATGATCCCCGGGGCTTCACTTCCATGGCGGTCAACTACGCTACGGCGAACCGGGGGGGATGCCATCTGGAAGGCCTGACCTACTTCATCGGCCGGGGAGTTCCATTGGCCGACATGGGATATACCGAACCGCCGCCTGCCCACGTTACAGAGGGCAAGGCAAAACTCTGCTACGATCTCCAGAACTACATGGCGATCTTCAACCCCCTCGGTCTGTGCAAGTTTCTCTTCATCGGCCGGGCGGGGCCAAAGATGATCGCCTCTTGGCTGGAGAAGGTAACCGGATGGGAGATGGACCAGGAGAGCCTGATCGGGCTGGGAGAAAAGATCTTCAATCTCAAACGAATGTACAACGTTCGACTCGGCATCAGTCGAAAAGACGATACCCTTTCTCCCAGAATGCTGGCCGAGCCCAAACCCGATGGAAAAGCCGCCGGTGTGGTTCCCCACCTGGGGCTCATGCTCTCGGAATACTATCGACTCAGAGGATGGTCGAAAGAGGGAATCCCGGCACCTGAAACGCTCGACAGGCAGGGACTCGGCTGGACTCTCGACTATCTTGACAGATAGAGGGTCACGGTTTTCCCGTGGATTGGAGATCTCCATGACGAAGGACAAGATAGAACTGCTCCGTGAGAGGAGCGCCGCCGCGGAACTCGGAGGCGGCCAGGCGCGGATCGAGACCCAGCACAAGAAGGGAAAGCTGACTGCCAGAGAGAGGATCGAGTGCCTCCTTGACAAAGGGTCTTTTGAAGAGTTCGACAAATTCGTCCTCCACGCCAGTACCGAATTCGGACTGGA
The Deltaproteobacteria bacterium DNA segment above includes these coding regions:
- a CDS encoding potassium channel protein, producing the protein MDIIKQVKFGLAFLLLVLVGGTLGYSLIEGWDPLDGLYMTVITITTVGYREVAPLSHGGMIFTMVLILTSVGMVAFIVVGMARIMVEGEIRRILGRRKLEKRIGGLKDHYIICGFGRIGSYICRELADNPLDFVIVERDPEVTQRIEEQNYIYVRGDATDDETLLKAGVRSARCLVATVASDADNLYITLTARQLNPKLHILSRATDENAQKKLLSAGANKVVSPYLIGAHRMAMALLRPAVVDFMEIAMQRRSLQLQLEEIKVHHVDRLPSTVLRDSGIRSDLDLIVVGVKKESGKTIYNPSSETRIEPGDTLITMGERKNLDRLERLVGFKAELGDLG
- a CDS encoding aldehyde ferredoxin oxidoreductase family protein — translated: MGYGFWGILLDVDLKTGQIEERQVPEEDYRRYLGGSGLAAKILFEELDPRVDPLAPENTLAFMAGLVTGTVVPCACRTVICARSPLTGIWNESAAGGYWGANLRFSGYDGIIIRNWSEKPVYLWVSDQGVELRDATHLWGMDTFETDEALRRETHPRARVAAIGPAGERMVRFASVTYEGRMSRASGRAGMGAIMGSKNLKAVVAYGKKRVDLKDKDGLHRLLREDVPILKKGAAGLTAYGTPGGVEAVEFTGDLPIKNWQLGTYKEGANKTAGQTNLPRYLDSHHTCHACPIRCAKTVRITEGPYAGISGHQPEYETIAGFGANCLNDNWEVIAAANDKCNRYGLDTISTSAAVAFTMEAYEHGIITKEETDGVEATWGSAEAILKVVDLIAERRALGDLLAQGTRRAAQKLGGLAPEFLAQAKGLEIAFHDPRGFTSMAVNYATANRGGCHLEGLTYFIGRGVPLADMGYTEPPPAHVTEGKAKLCYDLQNYMAIFNPLGLCKFLFIGRAGPKMIASWLEKVTGWEMDQESLIGLGEKIFNLKRMYNVRLGISRKDDTLSPRMLAEPKPDGKAAGVVPHLGLMLSEYYRLRGWSKEGIPAPETLDRQGLGWTLDYLDR